The DNA segment AACATTAATGGGGGATGGTATTGCGACTTCAGTATCGGCTTTATTAGGTGGACCAGCCAATACAACTTATGGCGAAAACACAGGGGTTATCGGTATGACTAAGGTAGCTTCGATTTATGTGACAGTTGGAGCGGCTTGTATAGCAATGGTGTTATCGATGTTCCCATTGGTATCGGCGGTTATTCAAACCATTCCAAATGCGGTATTGGGTGGTATGTCCATTCTTTTATATGGAGTCATTGCTTCCAATGGTTTACGTGTTTTAATTGATCATCAAGTTGATTTTAGTGAACAAAGAAACTTAATTATTGCTTCGGCGATGTTAGTGATTGGTATCGGTGGAGCCATCTTGCCAATTGGTAGTTTTGTGACTTTGAGCGGAACAGCTTTATCCGCGGTTGTGGGTATTATATTAAACTTTATTTTAGCGAGAAAATAAGAAGTTTTAGGGCTTTATGAAATGCTCTTTTTTATAGGTAACGAGCCCTGTTGAGTACACAGGTAAAGAAAAAGAGGCTTATAGCCTCAGTACAAACCACTCGTTTTACGGGTGGTTATGATTTTTTGCTCTTTCTCTGGGAAAATATGAAGGAATGCGGTATATTTTTATAAAGATTATCTTTATAAAAATAAAGGTGACGACATGGCGATTAGCTATAATAAACTATGGAAACTACTGATAGATAAAAATATGACTAAAACAGATTTGAAGAATGTAACCGAATTCATTTCGGTTACATTAGCAAACATAGGTAAGGGTAAGTTTGTAAGCTTAAGAATGATAGACAAAATTTGTGATGAACTGGATTGCGATGTGAATGACATTATGGAACATATTGCAAGCGAAAATATTGAAAGAGAGTAGTAAGTCAAGATGATTAATAATATACTAACTTATATTTCGTTGTTTTCATCCGCAGGGACCGGATGCTGTGAATTTAAACTTGAGGATTTGGAATATATAGTCACAAATTATATACAAATATCAAACTACTAGGTAAATTAAAACGCATATTCTGTTATACACATCATCTCATAATCATGAGATAATATAATTATTAACATGATTTATCAACTTTCTAATACGTAAATATATTGAACTTTGCCAGATTACAAAATTGAAAGTTGCAAAGATGAATTCTAGAATATAGGAGATTAAATACTCATGAAAAAAATTATACATTATTCGCAATTCGCAGAAAATGAATGTGGCTTATGTTGTATTGCGATGATTTGTTCGTATTATGGATTTTATAATTCAATAGCGTACTATAGAAATTGTGCAAATGTTGGACGTGATGGACTTTCGCTTCTA comes from the Bulleidia sp. zg-1006 genome and includes:
- a CDS encoding helix-turn-helix transcriptional regulator translates to MAISYNKLWKLLIDKNMTKTDLKNVTEFISVTLANIGKGKFVSLRMIDKICDELDCDVNDIMEHIASENIERE